A single genomic interval of Helianthus annuus cultivar XRQ/B chromosome 13, HanXRQr2.0-SUNRISE, whole genome shotgun sequence harbors:
- the LOC110900799 gene encoding UPF0481 protein At3g47200 — protein MSVHDQTARSIKLTYEEIEDEQLVIDSIVNATRPSTSTKRMHRVPEMLIRETDDYKKYYVPKVVSIGPHHFGDKKLELVEKLKPVFTMKLLSDNKESLRSLYKELGEPEMVQDLRNFYDENMVAKFCNKDFIKMMLLDCCFILYYIQSIFGEKPEDCLDLNSHVIVFLHQDLFLLENQIPFKVLREVMNLANIDCENKFKQFICGNILVPAKPEKKWLQSIPCIGNLQSSRGEQNMDFKDVDHLLHLLHRTLTKNARIPGMDLHPHDRCTFRNVNELIDVGIHFKPSGTMSLANIKFTKGRWWFTASVELPSVTVDDSTKPMLLNLIAYEMCSRNEAWVTSYICLLDSLIDHPEDVKALRKAGVLENSLGSDKEVTKLFNEIGTDLVPNMLAYLDAKNMIQKHYQSWSNTLISQLKHEYVKSPWAFFALLGALIALFLSSVQAYFTVWSPKGECDDLCMFLKKYHHL, from the coding sequence ATGTCAGTGCATGACCAAACTGCACGCAGCATCAAGCTCACTTATGAAGAAATCGAAGATGAACAGTTGGTTATCGACTCGATTGTCAACGCCACTCGGCCTTCCACATCAACTAAACGAATGCATAGAGTTCCAGAAATGTTGATCAGAGAGACTGACGACTACAAGAAATACTATGTTCCAAAGGTTGTCTCCATTGGTCCACACCATTTTGGGGACAAGAAACTTGAGTTGGTCGAGAAACTCAAGCCTGTTTTCACAATGAAGCTCCTTTCAGACAATAAAGAGAGCCTAAGAAGTTTGTACAAAGAGCTTGGTGAACCGGAAATGGTGCAAGATTTAAGGAACTTctatgatgaaaacatggtagccAAGTTTTGCAATAAGGACTTCATTAAGATGATGCTGCTGGATTgttgttttattttatattaCATTCAATCAATTTTTGGCGAGAAACCTGAAGATTGTCTAGATTTAAACAGCCACGTGATTGTCTTTCTTCATCAAGATTTGTTCTTGTTGGAGAACCAAATCCCTTTCAAAGTTCTAAGGGAGGTGATGAATTTGGCAAATATCGATTGCGAAAATAAGTTTAAACAATTCATCTGTGGCAATATATTGGTACCTGCGAAGCCGGAAAAAAAGTGGTTACAATCAATACCTTGTATTGGAAACTTACAAAGTTCTAGAGGTGAACAAAATATGGACTTCAAGGACGTGGatcatcttctccatcttctTCATCGTACTCTTACTAAAAATGCTAGAATTCCAGGGATGGATTTACATCCACATGATAGGTGCACTTTTCGCAATGTTAACGAGCTTATTGATGTAGGGATTCATTTCAAGCCAAGTGGCACTATGTCTTTGGCTAACATTAAGTTTACTAAAGGCAGGTGGTGGTTTACCGCGAGTGTAGAACTCCCTTCAGTCACCGTGGATGATTCCACCAAACCTATGTTGTTAAACTTGATAGCCTATGAAATGTGCTCGCGTAATGAGGCATGGGTAACATCGTACATATGTCTTCTTGATTCTCTGATTGATCACCCTGAGGACGTTAAGGCTCTCAGAAAAGCTGGGGTGCTTGAAAACTCGTTAGGGAGTGATAAAGAAGTCACGAAATTGTTCAATGAAATAGGAACTGATTTAGTTCCAAATATGTTAGCTTATTTGGATGCCAAGAACATGATACAAAAGCATTATCAAAGTTGGAGCAACACACTTATTTCCCAATTGAAGCATGAATATGTCAAGAGTCCATGGGCATTTTTTGCACTTCTTGGTGCTTTGATAGCTCTTTTTCTTAGTAGTGTTCAAGCTTATTTCACTGTCTGGAGTCCCAAAGGTGAATGTGATGATCTTTGCATGTTTTTGAAGAAGTACCATCACCTATAA
- the LOC110900798 gene encoding UPF0481 protein At3g47200: protein MSVQAQTPRNIEVTNGDQLEDERWVIESITNANAAPPPTARIPLVPRMVRAAHDYEKHFFPKVVSIGPHHFGNYNLELVEQLKPVFTMKLLSEKETLRSLYKKLGDPEMVKQLRSFYEENSTTMLSNKEFTKMMMQDSCFILYYIQYIFCGKPEDCPELKSHQVVFVHQDFFLLENQIPFKVLNEVINLLKIDSSNKFKPFIYENILSSGKLKRTWLESILRIQKNQTCREEPDLELTGHNEPDHILHLLHRTITKVEFRGGNLQSSYRCTFRNVNELANVGVHFKPSNTKSLAHVKFSKRRWWSANVELPPITVDDSTKPMLLNLIAYEMCSCDASDAWVTSYICLLDSLIDNPEDVKALRKAGILENSLGGDNEVTKLFNEIGTDLVPNSFAYMEAKMNIQKHYDSRKNTLISELMHEYVKSPWAFLALLGGLIALFLSAVQTWFSIWSPDSKCDELCQILKKTHHL from the coding sequence ATGTCGGTTCAAGCCCAAACCCCACGCAACATCGAGGTTACTAATGGAGATCAACTTGAAGACGAACGATGGGTTATCGAATCGATTACCAATGCCAATGCCGCTCCCCCACCAACCGCACGAATCCCTCTAGTACCAAGAATGGTTAGAGCGGCACACGACTACGAGAAACACTTTTTTCCAAAGGTTGTTTCCATTGGTCCGCACCATTTTGGGAACTACAACCTTGAGTTGGTCGAGCAACTCAAGCCTGTTTTCACAATGAAGCTTCTTTCTGAAAAGGAGACCCTAAGAAGTTTGTACAAAAAGCTTGGTGATCCGGAAATGGTGAAACAATTAAGAAGCTTCTACGAAGAAAACTCGACAACCATGTTGTCCAATAAGGAGTTCACTAAGATGATGATGCAAGACTCTTGCTTTATTTTGTATTACATTCAATACATTTTTTGCGGAAAACCTGAAGATTGTCCAGAGTTGAAAAGCCACCAGGTTGTGTTTGTTCATCAAGATTTTTTCTTGTTGGAGAACCAAATTCCTTTCAAAGTTCTAAACGAGGTGATCAACTTGTTGAAGATTGATAGTTCTAATAAGTTTAAACCGTTCATCTACGAAAATATTTTGTCATCTGGGAAGTTGAAAAGAACGTGGTTAGAATCAATACTTCGTATCCAAAAAAACCAAACTTGTCGAGAAGAACCAGACCTGGAGTTAACTGGCCACAATGAACCAGATCATATTCTCCATCTTCTTCATCGTACTATTACAAAAGTTGAATTTCGCGGGGGCAATCTACAAAGCAGTTATAGGTGCACTTTTCGCAATGTTAATGAGCTAGCGAATGTAGGGGTTCATTTCAAGCCGAGTAACACCAAGTCTTTGGCTCATGTTAAGTTCTCTAAAAGAAGGTGGTGGTCAGCGAATGTAGAACTCCCTCCAATAACGGTGGATGATTCCACCAAGCCCATGTTGTTAAACTTGATAGCCTATGAAATGTGCTCATGTGATGCAAGTGATGCATGGGTCACATCATACATATGTCTTCTTGATTCTCTTATTGATAACCCAGAGGATGTTAAGGCACTTCGAAAAGCTGGTATCCTTGAAAACTCGTTAGGGGGTGATAACGAAGTCACAAAGTTGTTCAATGAAATTGGTACTGATTTAGTTCCAAATAGTTTTGCATACATGGAAGCTAAGATGAATATACAAAAGCATTATGACAGTAGGAAGAACACACTCATTTCCGAACTTATGCATGAATACGTCAAGAGCCCGTGGGCATTTTTGGCACTTCTTGGAGGTTTGATAGCTCTTTTTCTTAGTGCTGTTCAAACTTGGTTTAGTATTTGGAGTCCCGACAGCAAATGTGATGAACTTTGCCAGATTTTGAAGAAGACCCATCACCTATGA